A stretch of the Planctomycetota bacterium genome encodes the following:
- a CDS encoding sulfotransferase family 2 domain-containing protein encodes MPARLKKPLIFLHVFKAGGTSIRAVVRDQYAGATIQRFEGGLDELRAWQALPQDERDQADVLLGHQFFGNHAYLSTPATYMSVLRHPVDRVLSFFYYVLRKPEHYVHRTGFHADMSLADFIRQGRNIELDNMQTRLFNEQPREHHPPFGGIDDAMGRAALANLARVDRVGIVEQMADFERLLREAEGWSLSAIPEKNRTPERPRADDQDAETIDLILRHNQHDLALWEAARARLAADLVAEGMQPAAV; translated from the coding sequence ATGCCAGCTCGCCTCAAGAAGCCGCTCATCTTCCTGCACGTCTTCAAGGCCGGCGGCACGTCGATCCGGGCCGTGGTGCGCGATCAGTACGCCGGCGCCACCATCCAGCGGTTCGAGGGCGGGCTCGACGAGCTGCGCGCGTGGCAGGCGCTGCCGCAGGACGAGCGAGATCAAGCCGACGTGCTGCTGGGCCACCAGTTCTTCGGCAACCACGCCTATCTATCGACCCCCGCGACGTACATGTCCGTGCTGCGGCATCCGGTCGATAGGGTGCTCTCTTTTTTCTATTACGTGCTTCGCAAGCCGGAGCACTACGTCCACCGCACGGGCTTCCACGCGGACATGTCGCTGGCCGACTTCATCCGCCAGGGCCGCAACATCGAGCTCGACAACATGCAGACGCGGCTGTTCAACGAACAGCCACGGGAGCACCACCCGCCGTTCGGCGGGATCGACGATGCCATGGGGCGTGCAGCGCTCGCGAACCTTGCCAGGGTCGACCGCGTGGGCATCGTCGAGCAGATGGCCGATTTCGAGCGGCTGCTTCGGGAGGCCGAGGGCTGGTCGCTGTCGGCTATTCCCGAGAAAAACCGGACACCCGAGCGGCCACGGGCGGACGACCAAGATGCCGAGACGATCGACCTCATCCTGCGGCACAATCAGCACGATCTCGCTCTGTGGGAGGCGGCGCGGGCCCGCCTGGCCGCCGACCTCGTCGCCGAGGGGATGCAGCCGGCGGCCGTCTAG
- a CDS encoding sulfotransferase family 2 domain-containing protein, whose product MSTTGSMRQGTHVRHITADPSRWPRPVILHHIQKTAGTTLGRILNKNYTLEVTHGFKRGLKDVAEFAERPQAERDSYDYLRGHINFGLHDLLSRPATYVTLLRHPVDRVLSFYHHVLRTPDHYLYRTGFTADVSLRELLEQRGCIELDNFQVRALNRDADARPRFGEVDEAMLASARANLDQFDAVGLTERFDEFAGLVERRYGWWVGSYTSARVAPGRPAADDLDGETRRAIERQNELDLALYGDAIRLFEQRLENPLGPRIFATANR is encoded by the coding sequence GTGAGCACCACCGGATCCATGCGACAGGGCACCCACGTCCGGCATATCACGGCGGATCCGTCCCGCTGGCCTCGCCCGGTGATCCTCCACCACATCCAGAAGACGGCCGGAACCACTCTTGGGCGGATCCTCAACAAGAACTACACGCTCGAAGTGACGCACGGATTCAAGCGAGGCTTGAAGGATGTCGCGGAGTTCGCCGAGCGGCCGCAGGCGGAGCGAGACTCATACGACTACCTGCGCGGCCACATCAATTTCGGTCTGCACGACCTGCTGTCGCGGCCCGCGACCTACGTGACCCTGCTGCGGCACCCCGTCGATCGGGTGCTGTCCTTCTACCACCACGTGCTCCGCACCCCGGACCACTATCTGTACCGGACGGGGTTCACGGCCGACGTATCGCTCCGCGAGCTGCTGGAGCAACGGGGGTGCATCGAGCTCGACAATTTCCAGGTCCGGGCGCTCAACCGCGATGCGGATGCCCGGCCGCGGTTTGGCGAGGTCGACGAGGCGATGCTCGCCAGCGCTCGGGCCAACCTGGACCAGTTCGATGCCGTCGGGCTGACCGAGCGGTTCGACGAGTTCGCCGGCCTCGTCGAGCGGCGGTACGGGTGGTGGGTGGGCTCCTACACCTCGGCGCGGGTGGCGCCCGGTCGCCCGGCCGCGGACGACCTCGACGGCGAGACGCGGCGGGCCATCGAACGCCAGAACGAGCTGGATCTCGCGTTGTATGGGGATGCGATCCGCCTGTTCGAGCAGCGGCTCGAGAATCCGCTGGGACCCCGGATCTTTGCAACGGCCAATCGCTAG
- a CDS encoding glycosyltransferase family 4 protein → MLLISREYPPFVGGGIGTYTVRMARTLAAAGRAATVVTVGHDAEPTREHAGGIAVVRLPFIALGNAGGGSKLEGSELEGAEPDWSAPHPAIRTPATLAAFWAFHRESVFAMQIREHLPALLDEFEPEAIEAPDTGAALWFILNDRRLGRGPLAERGVDGPPVIVHLHSPTAWIEELQGGPQPGRAAAELRSMERDVLRWADGVASPSRMLAEWTAAWEPAVEGRVCVTPYPLGRPVDAEAPRASGDAALFVGRMERRKGFGTLTEAIAMLRSADRSCPVVRVAGRDTEDWVTGGPFGNKVLARLGLGGDAIELLGELESAALAAERTRCPIALVPSPNDNFPNTCMEAMAAGQIVVAANAGGMAEMIEDGTSGVLFAPGDAASLADAIERAATMAAGQRDAMAAAARHRIATLCEDARVLARRTEHAAGCRPRLPTPAPDRNVAIINASRASEPQHEQLRAALRANAGVDAVIPWTSRTNADGEAVEACSTPAADRAELLPAHAGPIATTLALAERLPGAARVDAGWIAADSTAALRWLLDQGARVAVLPEVVVGSAGDADDRPGVPVVQRLGELEGLANARWHEIDAVRRRADALAADLERTRRELAEIRSSRAYGLARRLSALRRRLLGG, encoded by the coding sequence GTGCTCCTGATCTCCCGCGAGTACCCCCCCTTCGTCGGCGGGGGCATCGGCACCTACACCGTCCGCATGGCGCGGACGCTCGCGGCCGCCGGGCGTGCCGCGACCGTGGTCACGGTAGGCCACGATGCCGAGCCGACCCGCGAGCACGCCGGCGGCATCGCCGTGGTGCGGCTGCCGTTCATCGCCCTGGGTAACGCCGGCGGCGGGTCCAAGCTGGAGGGGTCCGAACTGGAGGGGGCCGAGCCGGACTGGTCCGCGCCGCATCCGGCCATCCGGACGCCGGCCACCCTGGCGGCCTTCTGGGCCTTCCACCGCGAGAGCGTGTTCGCCATGCAGATCCGCGAGCACCTGCCCGCGCTGCTGGACGAGTTCGAGCCGGAGGCCATCGAGGCCCCCGACACCGGGGCGGCGCTGTGGTTCATCCTCAACGACCGGCGGCTGGGCCGCGGGCCGCTGGCCGAGCGTGGCGTCGACGGCCCGCCGGTGATCGTCCACCTGCACAGCCCGACGGCGTGGATCGAGGAACTCCAGGGTGGCCCGCAGCCGGGGCGGGCCGCGGCCGAATTGCGATCGATGGAGCGGGACGTGCTCCGCTGGGCCGACGGCGTCGCGAGCCCGTCGCGGATGCTCGCCGAATGGACGGCCGCGTGGGAGCCGGCGGTCGAAGGCCGGGTGTGCGTGACGCCGTACCCGCTCGGGCGGCCCGTCGACGCCGAAGCACCGCGGGCCAGCGGCGACGCGGCGTTGTTCGTGGGCCGGATGGAGCGGCGCAAGGGCTTCGGCACGCTCACCGAGGCGATCGCGATGCTCCGATCCGCCGACCGCTCGTGCCCGGTCGTCCGCGTCGCCGGCCGGGATACCGAGGACTGGGTCACCGGCGGCCCATTCGGCAACAAGGTGCTTGCGCGGCTTGGGCTCGGGGGCGACGCGATCGAGTTGCTGGGAGAGCTTGAGTCTGCTGCGCTGGCTGCCGAGAGGACTCGGTGCCCGATCGCGCTGGTACCCAGCCCGAACGACAACTTCCCCAACACCTGCATGGAAGCCATGGCGGCGGGCCAGATCGTCGTTGCGGCCAATGCGGGCGGCATGGCCGAGATGATCGAGGACGGCACCAGCGGCGTGCTGTTCGCACCGGGCGATGCCGCGAGCCTGGCCGACGCGATCGAGCGTGCGGCCACCATGGCCGCGGGGCAGCGCGACGCGATGGCCGCCGCCGCCCGTCATCGCATCGCGACGCTGTGCGAGGACGCCCGCGTGCTCGCCCGCCGCACCGAGCACGCCGCCGGGTGCCGGCCGCGCTTGCCGACGCCCGCCCCGGACCGCAACGTAGCGATCATCAACGCCAGCAGGGCGAGCGAGCCGCAGCACGAGCAACTGCGGGCGGCCCTCCGAGCGAACGCCGGCGTCGACGCCGTCATCCCTTGGACCTCGAGGACCAACGCGGACGGCGAGGCCGTGGAGGCCTGCTCGACGCCCGCCGCCGACCGCGCCGAGCTGCTCCCCGCCCACGCGGGCCCCATCGCCACGACGCTCGCCCTCGCCGAGCGGCTGCCCGGGGCGGCACGAGTCGACGCGGGCTGGATCGCCGCCGACTCGACCGCCGCGCTGCGGTGGCTGCTCGATCAGGGTGCGCGGGTCGCGGTGCTGCCCGAGGTTGTCGTCGGTTCGGCGGGCGATGCGGACGACCGGCCGGGCGTACCCGTCGTGCAGCGGCTGGGCGAGCTGGAGGGCCTGGCCAACGCCCGCTGGCACGAGATCGACGCGGTGCGCCGCCGGGCCGACGCGCTGGCCGCCGACCTCGAGCGCACGCGGCGCGAGCTGGCCGAGATCCGGTCGAGCCGGGCGTACGGCCTCGCGCGGCGGCTGAGCGCGCTCCGCCGCCGGCTGCTGGGCGGCTAG
- a CDS encoding ABC transporter ATP-binding protein, translating to MDAAHNEHTTDAMPEQFDAGGCIVECRGISKRFKMYRNPWHRAAEWATLNRASLHRDFWAVRDVSFELQRGECLGIVGRNGSGKSTLLKLVTGVSVATEGHAEIHGRVLSLIELGAGLNKELTGRQNVFNMARLLNFPPGFAKDRIDAIEAFAEIGDFFDRPTKTYSSGMTVRLTFSIFQSFEPEVLVVDEALSVGDVFFVQKCSRRIQEMLDAGTTMLFVSHSPGAVTNLCSRAILLERGRVTFDGEPEDTIARYHDSLRRGDQPAKPAAPTRAAAARQDASNPPAETDHAAATREHSVLHGTQHRRHGEGGIRIEACRLTNADDQDRTVFGVGDTLRLRMLLRADRAVPAPRAGLRIFDRYGVQVFGQGTMQQGTDVPPLEAGDELLLTFDLTLDVSPGDYTLGVSTSEPSGDGDPQGAIFHDHINGLGPIRVKHPPMTPLPFLGLARLPMSVSCERLHANPGVASHAGASA from the coding sequence GTGGATGCCGCACACAACGAGCACACGACCGACGCAATGCCCGAGCAGTTCGACGCGGGCGGCTGCATCGTCGAGTGCCGGGGCATCAGCAAGCGGTTCAAGATGTACCGCAACCCGTGGCACCGCGCGGCCGAGTGGGCCACCTTGAATCGAGCGAGCCTGCATCGCGACTTCTGGGCCGTGCGGGACGTGTCCTTCGAGCTGCAGCGCGGCGAGTGCCTGGGCATCGTCGGCCGCAACGGCTCGGGCAAGAGCACGCTGCTCAAGCTGGTCACCGGCGTCAGCGTGGCGACCGAGGGCCACGCCGAGATCCACGGCCGGGTGCTGAGCCTCATCGAGCTGGGCGCGGGCCTCAACAAGGAGCTCACGGGCCGGCAGAACGTGTTCAACATGGCCCGGCTGCTGAACTTCCCGCCAGGATTCGCAAAGGATCGCATCGACGCCATCGAGGCCTTCGCCGAGATCGGCGACTTCTTCGATCGGCCGACCAAGACCTACAGCTCGGGCATGACGGTGCGGCTGACCTTCAGCATCTTCCAGTCCTTCGAGCCCGAGGTGCTCGTGGTCGACGAGGCCCTCAGCGTGGGCGACGTGTTCTTCGTGCAGAAGTGCAGCCGTCGGATCCAGGAGATGCTCGACGCCGGCACGACGATGCTCTTCGTCAGCCACAGCCCGGGCGCGGTGACCAACCTGTGCAGCCGGGCCATCCTGCTCGAGCGGGGCCGCGTGACCTTCGACGGCGAGCCCGAGGACACCATCGCCCGCTATCACGACAGCCTGCGGCGGGGCGACCAGCCGGCCAAGCCAGCCGCGCCGACCCGAGCCGCCGCAGCTCGACAGGACGCGTCGAATCCGCCGGCCGAGACCGACCACGCCGCCGCGACGCGCGAACACTCGGTGCTCCACGGCACGCAGCACCGGCGGCACGGCGAGGGCGGCATCCGCATCGAGGCCTGCCGCCTGACCAACGCCGACGACCAGGACCGTACCGTCTTTGGCGTGGGCGACACGCTCCGGCTGCGGATGCTGCTGCGAGCGGATCGCGCCGTCCCCGCCCCGCGGGCCGGCCTGCGCATCTTCGATCGCTACGGCGTGCAGGTCTTCGGGCAGGGCACCATGCAGCAAGGCACCGACGTGCCACCCCTGGAGGCCGGCGACGAGCTGCTGCTGACCTTCGACCTCACGCTCGACGTCTCGCCGGGCGACTACACGCTGGGCGTATCCACCAGCGAGCCCAGCGGCGACGGCGATCCGCAGGGCGCGATCTTCCACGACCACATCAACGGGCTGGGGCCGATCCGCGTCAAGCACCCGCCGATGACGCCGTTGCCCTTCCTCGGGCTCGCGCGGCTGCCGATGTCGGTCTCGTGCGAACGCCTGCACGCAAACCCGGGCGTCGCCTCGCACGCCGGGGCGTCCGCGTGA
- a CDS encoding sulfotransferase — MSQPGEPGRIAFLTGCGRSGTTILGRLINAAPSVRYLNDQFDLWIGPFPRCDAWGLHPDARESGPIELTEADADPAGIDAFWRGIEAERGNAPLVLEKVALNNFRLRFLRAIAPDARIVSIVRHGVEVARSIGRRIECGQWYGDGDRKWHALQDLARARGLGDLLPHCATPTERGLLEWRLSVEVAAEHLAAIGNDRVLRVHYEDLLADPDATMAAIAGHLGIPSDAEHMQRKARELLGRQNPSHAELHPPREAERIAGGALRALGYELEAPDCGAMLAP, encoded by the coding sequence GTGAGCCAGCCCGGCGAACCCGGCCGCATCGCCTTCCTCACCGGCTGCGGTCGCTCGGGCACGACCATCCTCGGCCGGCTGATCAACGCGGCGCCGAGCGTGCGGTACCTCAACGATCAATTCGACCTGTGGATCGGCCCCTTCCCGCGATGCGATGCGTGGGGCCTGCATCCCGATGCAAGAGAGTCCGGCCCGATCGAGCTCACCGAAGCCGACGCCGATCCGGCGGGCATCGACGCATTCTGGCGGGGCATCGAGGCCGAGCGGGGCAATGCACCCCTCGTCCTCGAGAAGGTTGCGCTCAACAACTTCCGGCTGCGCTTCCTGCGGGCGATAGCGCCCGACGCCCGCATCGTCAGCATCGTGCGGCACGGCGTGGAGGTGGCACGCTCCATCGGCCGCCGCATCGAATGCGGGCAGTGGTACGGCGACGGCGACCGCAAGTGGCACGCGCTGCAGGACCTCGCGAGGGCGCGCGGGCTCGGCGACCTGCTGCCGCACTGCGCAACGCCGACGGAGCGGGGCCTGCTCGAGTGGCGGCTGAGCGTGGAGGTCGCGGCCGAGCACCTCGCCGCGATTGGCAATGATCGCGTGCTGCGGGTGCACTACGAGGACCTGCTCGCCGACCCGGACGCAACAATGGCGGCCATCGCCGGCCACCTGGGCATCCCGTCCGACGCGGAGCACATGCAGCGGAAGGCCCGCGAACTGCTGGGTCGGCAGAATCCGTCGCACGCCGAGCTGCATCCGCCCCGCGAGGCCGAACGCATCGCGGGTGGGGCGCTGCGCGCCCTCGGCTACGAGCTGGAGGCGCCCGATTGCGGGGCTATGCTCGCCCCGTGA
- a CDS encoding sulfotransferase, with translation MSDRPILILGVPRSGTTLLRTLLDAHPRIACGPETPWLAEHQRASVLGLVRFMRDDETGYCRSYGQDPSVVLAAARGFVHEVMAAYAKSRGKRRWAEKTPNNLLHLDELAGLLPEAQYVWITRAPLDVAHSTTSVPEHRKRVGSIYNEKLRLDRRVVTTSTPLAAMLRWASWNRRIERFLEGREHHTMTYERLVQDPAGELRRLCAHLGEDFDDATLRYEPGRHDLPSWEWGSADVAEHASISTSRIGVGWRELSSELRSGLAPIAALWSPDDVPAPAEVAPHEPTCPRTARSIGTQLRTLANGLGMDALDDDDEALGMQLLDAARRRGGNAPAAAALALRYAGVPVRCDGPCLGPALERLDLIEPDNDRVAAHASAAPPAAHARLASLDELRSEPFAGFMAVLNAFAAEHGLREFTTWSKIWEYPWLWWNAVRPLPLAGLRVVDLGSELSPMPWWLACRGARVTMIETTRGIEPRWTKLRDALRVPIDWHFTDDERIPIGDGEADLVTSLSVIEHQPDKKAALDEAARVLRPGGVLALSFDICEPDMDMAFPEWNGRALTMAQFERDIWRHPAFSPGCDIAWNTGDIPAYFEWHKTTAEHHTYVTGAAVLRRCEHPTG, from the coding sequence GTGAGCGACCGGCCGATCCTGATCCTCGGCGTGCCCCGCTCGGGCACCACGCTGCTGCGGACGCTGCTCGACGCGCACCCGCGGATCGCCTGCGGCCCCGAGACGCCGTGGCTCGCCGAGCACCAGAGGGCGAGCGTGCTCGGGCTCGTGCGCTTCATGCGGGACGACGAGACGGGCTACTGCCGCTCCTACGGGCAGGATCCGTCCGTGGTGCTCGCCGCGGCGCGCGGCTTCGTGCACGAAGTGATGGCGGCCTACGCGAAGTCGCGCGGCAAGCGGCGCTGGGCCGAGAAGACCCCCAACAACCTGCTGCACCTCGACGAATTGGCCGGCCTGCTGCCCGAGGCGCAGTACGTGTGGATCACGCGCGCGCCGCTGGACGTGGCACACTCGACGACGAGCGTCCCCGAGCATCGCAAGCGGGTCGGCTCGATCTACAACGAGAAGCTCCGGCTGGACCGGCGTGTCGTCACGACGTCGACCCCGCTGGCGGCGATGCTGCGGTGGGCGAGCTGGAACCGCCGCATCGAGCGCTTCCTGGAAGGCCGCGAGCACCACACGATGACCTACGAGCGTCTGGTGCAGGACCCCGCCGGCGAGCTGCGCCGCCTGTGCGCGCACCTGGGCGAGGACTTCGACGACGCCACGCTCCGCTACGAGCCGGGCCGCCACGACCTGCCAAGCTGGGAATGGGGCAGCGCCGACGTGGCCGAGCACGCCTCGATCAGCACCAGCCGCATCGGCGTGGGCTGGCGGGAGCTCTCATCCGAGCTGCGGAGCGGGCTCGCGCCCATCGCCGCGTTGTGGTCGCCCGATGACGTGCCCGCGCCCGCCGAGGTTGCGCCGCACGAGCCGACCTGTCCACGAACCGCTCGGTCCATCGGCACCCAGCTGCGCACGCTCGCGAACGGCCTCGGCATGGATGCGCTCGATGACGACGACGAGGCCCTAGGCATGCAGCTCCTCGACGCGGCTCGACGGCGAGGCGGTAACGCTCCGGCCGCCGCAGCACTCGCACTCCGCTATGCGGGCGTGCCCGTCCGGTGCGACGGTCCCTGCTTGGGCCCCGCGCTCGAGAGGCTCGATCTCATCGAGCCCGACAACGACCGCGTGGCGGCGCACGCGAGCGCCGCCCCACCGGCTGCGCACGCCCGTCTTGCATCGCTCGACGAGTTGCGGTCGGAGCCATTCGCGGGCTTCATGGCGGTGCTCAACGCCTTCGCCGCCGAGCACGGCCTCCGCGAATTCACGACGTGGTCGAAGATCTGGGAGTACCCATGGTTGTGGTGGAACGCCGTTCGGCCGCTGCCGCTCGCGGGGCTCCGCGTCGTCGACCTGGGCAGCGAACTGAGCCCCATGCCCTGGTGGCTGGCATGCCGGGGCGCTCGGGTCACGATGATCGAGACCACTCGCGGCATCGAGCCCAGGTGGACCAAGCTCCGGGACGCGCTGCGGGTGCCCATCGACTGGCACTTCACCGACGACGAGCGCATCCCGATCGGTGACGGCGAGGCCGACCTCGTCACGAGCCTGAGCGTCATCGAGCACCAGCCCGACAAGAAGGCGGCGCTCGACGAGGCGGCCCGCGTGCTACGCCCCGGCGGCGTGCTCGCGCTGTCCTTCGACATCTGCGAGCCCGACATGGACATGGCCTTCCCCGAGTGGAACGGCCGTGCGCTCACGATGGCCCAGTTCGAGCGGGACATCTGGCGGCACCCGGCGTTCTCGCCCGGCTGCGACATCGCCTGGAATACCGGCGACATCCCGGCCTACTTCGAGTGGCACAAGACCACCGCCGAGCACCACACGTACGTCACGGGCGCAGCGGTCCTGCGGCGATGCGAACATCCGACCGGCTAG
- a CDS encoding glycosyltransferase family 2 protein codes for MPAATPLLSIVTPSLNQGRYLGECLDSVRREIARVDAEFGEPGSVEHIVMDGGSTDATVGLLERAAHLAHWQSEPDGGQSAAINAGLLHHARGEFATWLNADDWLEEGALAPMLGRLRDADAPDVLVGRCRFVRDGETIFEPRPPEPIDAAGLLRLRSGWFNGRLIVQPEAFFRLACFRAVGGLNDANHFTMDHELWLTLLRAGARFESIEHRVACMRAHDEQKTADNRCIVASLIEFGEPFLDDITGASERDRAAREIEGMRRKLALSGPVLRRLRSLWADTEPASAAEPRPLEASAGFHNAPLRAALQSLPSPPRLIRRRWRVPPGTVLPGVRTTESRDGPHDLIHLRAALHRSDDPAGVASAAWASLRAGGVLVVSAEIAPCGATLRGYCGRLASLIDQQLSQDHDWIVDADAMDWVRSLEGSTDADDAALLGAIPGLLGNDVRGLLPVEPLAFIRYGGVSWHPLVPFEAVESVQPAADEHCWCCGLWHKPH; via the coding sequence GTGCCCGCCGCAACGCCGCTCCTGTCCATCGTGACGCCGTCGCTCAACCAGGGTCGCTACCTCGGCGAGTGCCTCGACTCGGTCCGCCGGGAGATCGCCCGGGTCGATGCCGAGTTCGGCGAGCCCGGCTCGGTCGAGCACATCGTCATGGATGGCGGCAGCACGGACGCCACCGTCGGCCTGCTCGAGCGTGCGGCTCACCTGGCGCATTGGCAGAGCGAGCCCGATGGCGGCCAGAGCGCGGCGATCAACGCGGGCCTGCTGCACCACGCCCGCGGCGAGTTCGCGACCTGGCTCAACGCCGACGATTGGCTGGAGGAGGGCGCCCTCGCGCCCATGCTCGGCCGGCTCCGCGACGCCGACGCGCCCGACGTGCTCGTGGGCCGCTGCCGATTCGTTCGGGATGGCGAGACGATCTTCGAACCGAGGCCGCCCGAGCCGATCGACGCCGCCGGCCTGCTGAGGCTGCGCAGCGGCTGGTTCAACGGTCGGCTGATCGTCCAGCCCGAGGCGTTCTTCCGGCTCGCGTGCTTCCGGGCGGTGGGAGGGCTGAATGACGCCAACCATTTCACGATGGACCACGAGCTGTGGTTGACGCTGCTCCGCGCCGGCGCGCGGTTCGAGTCCATCGAGCACCGCGTGGCGTGCATGCGCGCGCACGACGAGCAGAAGACGGCCGACAACCGATGCATCGTGGCGTCGCTCATCGAGTTCGGCGAGCCGTTCCTGGATGACATCACGGGCGCCTCCGAGCGCGATCGAGCCGCGCGCGAGATCGAGGGCATGCGCCGCAAGCTCGCGCTCAGCGGGCCCGTGCTCCGCCGGCTGCGATCGCTCTGGGCGGATACCGAGCCGGCATCGGCCGCCGAGCCTCGCCCTCTCGAAGCGTCCGCGGGCTTCCACAACGCGCCGCTCCGTGCGGCGCTGCAATCGCTGCCGTCGCCACCCCGGCTGATTCGCCGCCGCTGGCGCGTGCCTCCCGGGACCGTCCTGCCGGGCGTGCGCACCACCGAGTCCCGGGACGGGCCGCACGACCTGATCCATCTGAGGGCCGCGCTGCATCGCTCCGACGATCCCGCCGGCGTCGCGTCGGCGGCCTGGGCGTCGCTGCGTGCCGGCGGGGTGCTGGTCGTGTCGGCGGAGATTGCGCCGTGCGGTGCGACGCTGCGGGGCTACTGCGGCAGGCTTGCGTCGCTCATCGACCAGCAGCTCAGCCAGGACCACGACTGGATCGTCGATGCCGACGCGATGGACTGGGTGCGATCGCTCGAGGGATCGACCGACGCCGACGATGCGGCCCTGCTCGGTGCGATCCCGGGACTCTTGGGGAACGACGTGCGGGGGCTGCTGCCCGTCGAGCCGCTGGCGTTCATCCGCTACGGCGGCGTCTCGTGGCACCCGCTGGTGCCGTTCGAGGCCGTCGAGAGCGTCCAGCCCGCGGCCGACGAGCACTGCTGGTGCTGCGGCCTGTGGCACAAGCCTCACTAG
- a CDS encoding magnesium chelatase — MESTRPSTLADLRNAGWCSKSVKDEIRGNMLAALERGDDLFPGIVGYDDTVVPEIVNAVLAGHDVLFLGEKGQAKSRLMRMLARFLDDAVPYLDIPGCPVHEDPCAPITARGRAVLAEQDAAGVPIAWWPREERYAERLAPGTKFADVIGEIDPAKLVAGASLDTEDALSFGLIPRMHRGIFAMNELPDLDDLVQVGLFNILEERDVQIRGVPISFEVDVFILFSANPSTYNRSGKVIPQLKDRIGSTIRTHYPRERDLGIDIMEQEAAADLAKLDDAVPLVVPRFMKEIVEQVSIAARGSNYVDHESGVSARFSVANYRTMVASARQRALRLGEDKAVPRISDLAHIRASATGKLELDMMGAHQMNEQQALDAIVAEAIQTVFAEYVTEHGLAEIGEIFAKGVRIEVGDMLPSEHYASLLERVPPVWDKAFEVNASENPAVRASCVEFVLAGLYATDVISRSERHGRLEYEF, encoded by the coding sequence ATGGAGAGCACCCGACCGAGCACCCTGGCCGACCTCCGAAACGCCGGCTGGTGCTCCAAGAGCGTGAAGGACGAGATCCGCGGCAACATGCTGGCGGCCCTGGAGCGAGGCGACGATCTCTTCCCGGGGATTGTGGGCTACGACGACACGGTGGTCCCCGAGATCGTCAACGCCGTGCTCGCGGGCCACGACGTGCTGTTCCTGGGCGAGAAGGGCCAGGCCAAGAGCCGGCTGATGCGGATGCTCGCCCGCTTCCTGGACGACGCGGTGCCCTACCTCGACATCCCGGGCTGCCCGGTGCACGAGGATCCGTGCGCCCCGATCACCGCCCGGGGCAGAGCGGTGCTCGCCGAGCAGGACGCCGCCGGCGTGCCCATCGCATGGTGGCCTAGGGAGGAGCGCTACGCCGAGCGGCTGGCGCCCGGCACGAAGTTCGCCGACGTCATCGGCGAGATCGATCCCGCCAAGCTCGTCGCCGGCGCCTCGCTCGATACCGAGGACGCGCTCAGCTTCGGGCTCATCCCCCGCATGCACCGCGGCATCTTCGCGATGAACGAGCTGCCCGACCTCGACGACCTCGTGCAGGTCGGGCTGTTCAACATCCTCGAGGAGCGGGACGTGCAGATCCGCGGCGTGCCGATCTCCTTCGAGGTCGACGTATTCATCCTCTTCAGCGCCAATCCCAGCACCTACAACCGCTCGGGCAAGGTCATCCCGCAGCTCAAGGACCGCATCGGCAGCACGATTCGTACGCACTATCCCCGGGAGCGGGACCTGGGCATCGACATCATGGAGCAGGAGGCCGCCGCCGACCTCGCCAAGCTCGACGACGCCGTCCCCCTGGTGGTCCCCCGCTTCATGAAGGAGATCGTCGAGCAGGTGTCGATCGCGGCCCGCGGCAGCAACTACGTGGACCACGAATCGGGCGTCAGCGCCCGCTTCAGCGTGGCGAACTACCGCACGATGGTCGCCAGCGCCCGCCAGCGGGCGCTGCGGCTCGGCGAAGACAAGGCCGTCCCCCGCATCAGCGATCTCGCGCACATCCGCGCCAGCGCGACGGGCAAGCTCGAGCTGGACATGATGGGCGCCCACCAGATGAACGAGCAGCAGGCCCTCGACGCGATCGTGGCCGAGGCCATCCAGACCGTCTTCGCCGAGTACGTCACCGAGCACGGCCTGGCGGAGATCGGCGAGATCTTCGCCAAGGGCGTCCGCATCGAGGTGGGCGACATGCTGCCCAGCGAGCACTACGCCTCGCTGCTGGAGCGCGTGCCGCCGGTGTGGGACAAGGCCTTCGAGGTCAACGCCAGCGAGAACCCCGCCGTCCGCGCAAGCTGCGTGGAGTTCGTGCTCGCGGGGCTGTACGCCACCGATGTCATCAGCCGCAGCGAGCGGCACGGGCGGCTGGAGTACGAGTTCTAG